The following coding sequences lie in one Fusibacter sp. A1 genomic window:
- a CDS encoding diguanylate cyclase domain-containing protein, translated as MKIKTKVFYFFILFFVASFSIMLFIGSTTAMKGYDILEEERLNWEIKRIESGISHLVRMHESILLDWAKWDDAYAFIEQPNEEFITSNFSRGLFIDQTINYAIIYDDNGRVLFKQGHDYLNNEPIDVPKQLIDDAFLYPETSGFFKIGDMTLVYTSMKLTDTQETAPEKGLIVFATIVNQPLIKSLSESLLIDLNWEYPVVQYSEVPPIQVMRQNDHTDLNVHVEYVNFLGNISIITEIPHDITSLGKETLMDTLIMFTTVFLVLTIVMYYGVHDGVARISELSGEVLVIHNRQDLHLRVTSKGKDDIGILADNINDMLDQLEEKNNQILEYATYDVLTGVLTRRIGFERLEMAMEAAKKNKTDLVICFIDINNLKEVNDTLGHNAGDQYLKIVSDSLMNNTRSTDIVCRLGGDEFLVVFHHCPERKAYETLSRIEKEIESISETENAPYKMSISKGVVSYVSDMSLTSFVEQADKKMYEDKKRNKSLVDSE; from the coding sequence ATGAAAATCAAAACAAAAGTATTCTATTTCTTTATCCTATTCTTCGTAGCTTCATTCTCGATCATGTTGTTCATAGGTAGCACTACGGCAATGAAAGGGTATGATATTCTTGAGGAGGAACGTCTCAACTGGGAAATCAAGAGAATCGAATCGGGAATAAGTCATCTTGTTCGCATGCATGAGTCCATCTTGCTCGATTGGGCGAAGTGGGACGACGCCTATGCCTTTATCGAGCAGCCGAATGAAGAATTCATAACAAGCAATTTTTCAAGAGGCCTCTTTATCGATCAGACCATCAACTACGCTATTATCTATGATGACAATGGACGCGTGCTTTTCAAACAGGGTCATGATTATCTTAATAACGAACCTATAGATGTTCCAAAACAATTGATCGACGACGCATTTCTCTACCCAGAGACCAGCGGTTTTTTTAAAATTGGAGACATGACACTGGTATATACTTCGATGAAGCTGACCGATACTCAAGAAACCGCTCCCGAAAAAGGACTTATCGTATTCGCAACCATCGTCAACCAGCCCCTTATCAAGTCATTGAGTGAATCGCTGCTGATCGATCTGAACTGGGAGTATCCCGTGGTCCAATATTCTGAGGTGCCACCCATCCAGGTAATGAGGCAAAATGATCATACCGACTTGAACGTTCATGTGGAGTATGTAAACTTTTTAGGCAATATATCGATCATCACAGAGATACCTCACGACATCACATCACTTGGAAAAGAGACCTTGATGGATACTCTAATCATGTTTACGACGGTATTCCTTGTTCTGACTATCGTCATGTATTATGGAGTCCATGACGGCGTTGCCAGAATTTCAGAACTCAGCGGAGAGGTGCTTGTGATTCACAATAGGCAGGATCTACATCTTAGAGTGACCAGTAAAGGCAAGGATGATATCGGCATACTGGCTGACAATATCAACGATATGCTCGACCAGCTAGAAGAAAAGAACAACCAGATCCTTGAATATGCGACCTATGACGTGCTTACCGGAGTGCTGACAAGGCGTATCGGATTCGAACGACTTGAAATGGCGATGGAAGCCGCCAAAAAGAATAAGACGGACTTGGTGATCTGTTTTATCGATATCAACAATTTAAAAGAGGTGAACGACACCCTCGGTCATAATGCGGGGGACCAGTATCTTAAAATCGTATCCGACAGTCTGATGAATAACACAAGGTCCACCGATATCGTCTGCAGGCTAGGTGGTGACGAGTTTCTAGTTGTCTTCCATCACTGTCCTGAGAGAAAGGCTTATGAAACCTTGTCAAGGATTGAGAAGGAGATCGAAAGCATCTCGGAAACAGAAAACGCTCCTTACAAAATGTCGATCAGCAAAGGAGTCGTAAGTTATGTCTCAGATATGTCACTCACAAGTTTTGTCGAGCAAGCGGATAAAAAAATGTATGAAGACAAGAAAAGAAACAAGTCGCTGGTAGATAGCGAATAA
- a CDS encoding dicarboxylate/amino acid:cation symporter, whose translation MKNNLLVKLVIGILAGIAIGLVSAAVDMLLLVRLMSTFSSIFGNFLKFIIPCIIIGFVAPGIAELGKDAGKMLGLTAVIAYSSAVGAGIMAFLIGKLILPIVIKSGAIEAGNSLNVSPFFSIEMGTIMGVMTALVLAFVLGIGMSHLNNNKLYQVMKDFQHIIEGVVKKVLIPFIPLHIAGIFAKIAATGEIFSTIAAFSSVFVLILILQLSYILVQYAIAWMVSGKHPLKAIRNMLPAYVTALGTQSSAATIAVTLTSARKNDISEDVVDFVIPLGATIHLAGDTITLVLASMAVMLLSGVTPTFALMLPFIFMLGITMVAAPGIPGGGVMAALGLLENMLGFTAAQQGLMIALHFAQDSFGTATNVTGDGAIAIIIDTIHKKDLMQSDKAS comes from the coding sequence ATGAAAAACAATTTATTAGTCAAACTGGTAATCGGTATCCTCGCAGGCATTGCCATCGGCCTTGTCTCTGCGGCAGTCGATATGCTACTCCTTGTCCGTCTGATGTCTACTTTCAGCAGCATCTTCGGCAACTTCCTAAAATTCATCATTCCATGCATCATCATCGGCTTTGTCGCCCCGGGTATAGCAGAACTCGGTAAAGACGCGGGCAAGATGCTCGGATTGACGGCGGTCATCGCCTATTCTTCCGCAGTAGGCGCAGGTATCATGGCTTTCCTAATCGGAAAACTGATTCTTCCGATTGTGATAAAAAGCGGAGCGATCGAAGCGGGAAACTCACTCAATGTCTCACCCTTCTTCTCCATAGAGATGGGAACGATCATGGGAGTGATGACGGCTCTTGTGCTCGCCTTTGTCCTCGGTATTGGAATGTCACATCTTAATAATAACAAACTCTATCAGGTAATGAAAGATTTCCAGCATATAATTGAAGGTGTTGTAAAAAAAGTACTGATACCCTTTATTCCCCTACACATCGCCGGTATCTTCGCAAAGATTGCCGCAACCGGAGAAATATTCAGCACCATCGCAGCCTTCTCTTCTGTATTCGTGTTAATATTAATTTTACAACTTAGTTATATTTTAGTCCAGTACGCAATCGCCTGGATGGTCAGCGGCAAGCACCCGCTTAAAGCCATCAGGAACATGCTTCCTGCATACGTCACGGCACTTGGAACTCAGTCAAGTGCAGCGACTATCGCCGTAACTCTTACAAGCGCACGAAAAAATGACATTTCAGAAGACGTTGTCGACTTTGTCATCCCGCTTGGTGCGACAATCCATCTGGCAGGCGACACGATCACACTCGTGCTGGCTTCTATGGCCGTGATGCTCCTTTCTGGAGTCACACCGACATTCGCCTTGATGCTTCCATTCATCTTCATGCTTGGAATCACAATGGTAGCGGCTCCCGGTATCCCTGGCGGAGGTGTCATGGCGGCACTGGGCCTGCTTGAAAATATGCTTGGATTCACAGCGGCGCAGCAAGGCCTGATGATAGCCCTTCACTTCGCACAGGACAGTTTCGGTACTGCGACAAATGTGACAGGCGACGGCGCGATCGCGATCATCATCGATACCATCCATAAGAAGGATCTGATGCAATCGGATAAAGCTTCCTAG
- a CDS encoding EAL domain-containing protein gives MLSSMFIKKETKILVCDNSKLTLPKLQHFLESQDYTVLHAKNDAEALYSFATQMPDAIILSDAPPHINGIELTKKIVSMLDHPDDVPIILLTDLDSSTSIAAALSAGAYDYMARPFDFTTLNQRLSRLLAPKIMQRDLINTTKFTNSIVENAADSIVTVDKHGDIIYLNPSAQKLFSFFDIKETEKNINKMFHKLFINHAQTVDINSLVNGTYETECLSFDGSYIPVEFSVTEFLIDDDIHHTIILKDISDRKEYEARIRQHAFYDSLTGLPNRVLLKERFDVEINRARRTKTQLAIIHVDLDRFKIINDTMGHSTGDELLQAVSKRMLCAIRKDDFIARIGGDEFLILIPGLHNDEHIGKVATNVLQSINKPFSINNFEINITGSIGISICPDDGQDQETLITNADIALYRSKESGKNEFKTYTPELSTKALARMEMEYDLRKAVDNQEFVVYYQPKVSTVTETIIGMEALVRWIHPKHGLVPPNDFIPLAEETGIILKIGDWVLKEACIHNKRLQEEGFDPIIVSVNLSMKQFEQKDFVDSIISTLEETGLSPEYLDLEITESIAMLDIDNTVRIIKSLQAYGVHFSIDDFGTGYSSLSQLGKLTVDKLKIDKSFISNMEHVKSDSIIASTILALGKNLNMKIVAEGVENLEHVAFLKENLCDEMQGYYYGKPMTIENFTSLLKQKNLRR, from the coding sequence ATGTTAAGCTCCATGTTCATAAAAAAGGAGACAAAAATTCTTGTCTGCGATAACTCGAAACTGACACTGCCCAAGCTACAGCATTTTCTTGAGTCGCAGGATTATACCGTGCTTCACGCGAAAAATGACGCTGAAGCGCTATACTCTTTCGCTACTCAGATGCCTGATGCGATCATCCTATCCGACGCGCCACCACATATAAACGGGATCGAACTGACAAAAAAAATAGTCTCCATGTTGGATCACCCGGACGATGTTCCGATTATCCTGCTTACAGATCTGGATTCCTCGACATCCATAGCAGCCGCCTTGAGTGCGGGTGCATATGACTATATGGCAAGACCCTTCGACTTTACAACCTTGAATCAGAGGCTAAGTCGATTACTCGCTCCTAAGATCATGCAGCGTGATTTGATCAATACTACAAAATTCACAAATTCCATCGTTGAGAATGCGGCGGACAGTATTGTCACTGTCGATAAGCATGGCGACATCATCTATCTCAATCCATCAGCGCAAAAGCTGTTCAGTTTCTTTGATATCAAGGAGACTGAAAAAAACATTAACAAGATGTTCCATAAGCTCTTTATCAACCATGCCCAGACAGTCGACATCAACAGTCTTGTCAACGGAACCTACGAGACCGAATGTCTGTCCTTTGACGGGTCCTACATTCCCGTGGAGTTTTCTGTCACAGAATTCCTCATCGATGACGACATCCACCATACCATCATACTTAAAGACATCAGCGACCGAAAAGAGTATGAGGCTCGAATCAGACAGCATGCGTTTTATGATTCACTTACAGGACTACCCAACCGCGTCCTGCTTAAAGAAAGGTTCGATGTCGAAATCAACCGTGCAAGAAGAACCAAAACTCAACTTGCAATCATCCATGTGGACCTCGACCGATTCAAAATCATCAACGACACAATGGGCCATTCCACCGGAGACGAGCTCTTACAGGCGGTTTCCAAAAGAATGCTTTGTGCAATAAGAAAAGATGATTTTATCGCACGCATCGGTGGAGATGAGTTTCTGATCCTGATTCCAGGTCTGCATAACGATGAGCATATAGGTAAGGTCGCTACAAACGTCCTGCAAAGCATCAACAAGCCTTTCTCCATCAACAATTTCGAAATCAATATCACCGGCAGCATCGGCATTTCGATATGTCCCGATGACGGACAAGATCAGGAAACGCTGATCACCAATGCCGACATCGCCCTTTACCGTTCAAAGGAAAGCGGAAAAAACGAATTCAAGACCTACACGCCCGAACTCAGCACCAAGGCGCTGGCTAGAATGGAAATGGAGTACGACCTCAGAAAAGCGGTAGACAACCAGGAGTTTGTCGTCTACTATCAGCCTAAGGTGAGTACCGTCACAGAGACGATTATCGGAATGGAAGCACTCGTGCGCTGGATTCATCCTAAACATGGTCTTGTGCCTCCCAATGATTTCATACCGCTCGCCGAAGAAACAGGAATCATACTTAAGATCGGCGACTGGGTCTTAAAAGAAGCCTGTATCCACAACAAGCGGCTTCAGGAAGAGGGATTCGATCCGATCATTGTTTCTGTGAACCTGTCGATGAAGCAATTTGAACAGAAGGACTTTGTCGATTCCATCATCAGCACGCTTGAAGAGACCGGGCTTTCACCGGAATATCTTGATCTGGAGATCACAGAAAGTATCGCCATGCTGGATATCGACAACACAGTCAGGATCATAAAATCCCTTCAGGCTTATGGCGTGCACTTTTCGATAGACGATTTCGGAACAGGGTATTCCTCATTGAGTCAGCTGGGCAAGCTGACTGTGGACAAACTGAAGATAGATAAGTCCTTCATCAGCAATATGGAGCACGTCAAGAGCGACTCGATCATCGCATCCACCATCCTCGCGCTCGGTAAGAATCTGAACATGAAGATTGTGGCAGAAGGTGTCGAAAACCTTGAACATGTCGCTTTCTTAAAAGAAAACCTGTGCGATGAGATGCAGGGATACTACTACGGAAAACCCATGACTATTGAAAATTTCACCAGTCTGCTAAAACAAAAGAATCTCCGTCGATGA
- a CDS encoding ribose-phosphate pyrophosphokinase, protein MYYQPEREPNGKLGIIALESCKEIGETIDYFLTSKRNYDIKELGSNHAMQESYLIDIKEVRFSNGEGKVVIEESVRGRDIFILCDVGNYSCTYEMYGFTNRKGPDEHFQDIKRVVSALNGRAKRVTVMMPLLYESRQHRRKYRESLDCAQAMQELETLGVHSIITFDVHDPNVQNAIPLVAFNNMYPTFNIVKKMFEVDRNLILDNKNLIIISPDTGAMDRSIYYASVLGVDVGMFYKRRDYSKVVGGKNPIVEHEYMGRDVDGMDVLIVDDMIASGESVFDIANELKKRNAKRIYVATTFALFTEGVEKFEKYHKEGVIEKVFSTNLTYIPPKALSADWFEPVDMSGFIADIMDHVNMDESIEPIIDDAGNIKRFLRQVEQLEE, encoded by the coding sequence ATGTACTATCAACCGGAAAGAGAACCAAATGGAAAGCTAGGCATTATCGCACTGGAGAGCTGTAAGGAAATTGGAGAAACCATCGATTACTTTCTGACTTCGAAGCGAAACTACGATATCAAAGAACTGGGTAGCAATCATGCCATGCAGGAATCCTATCTGATCGATATCAAAGAAGTGAGATTTTCCAACGGCGAAGGGAAGGTCGTCATTGAAGAAAGTGTGCGCGGTCGCGATATCTTCATTCTATGCGATGTCGGCAATTATAGTTGCACGTATGAGATGTACGGTTTTACAAATAGAAAAGGCCCTGATGAACATTTTCAAGATATCAAACGTGTGGTATCCGCACTAAACGGTCGTGCAAAACGGGTTACCGTCATGATGCCGCTGTTGTATGAAAGCCGTCAGCATAGGCGTAAGTACCGTGAATCGCTGGATTGTGCTCAGGCGATGCAAGAACTTGAGACACTTGGCGTTCACAGCATCATCACCTTCGATGTGCATGATCCGAACGTTCAAAATGCGATTCCGCTTGTGGCGTTCAACAACATGTATCCGACATTCAATATTGTCAAAAAAATGTTCGAGGTGGATAGAAATCTCATTCTTGACAATAAGAACCTTATCATCATCAGTCCCGATACCGGTGCCATGGACCGTTCGATCTACTATGCGAGCGTGCTGGGTGTGGATGTCGGCATGTTCTATAAGCGCAGAGACTATTCTAAAGTTGTCGGCGGCAAGAATCCGATTGTGGAGCATGAGTATATGGGCAGAGATGTGGACGGTATGGATGTCCTGATTGTGGATGATATGATCGCATCGGGCGAGTCAGTTTTTGACATTGCCAATGAGCTTAAAAAGCGCAATGCGAAACGAATCTATGTTGCGACTACTTTCGCCCTATTCACAGAAGGCGTAGAAAAGTTTGAAAAGTACCATAAAGAAGGGGTTATTGAAAAGGTGTTTTCAACAAACCTCACTTATATTCCACCAAAAGCGCTTTCCGCTGATTGGTTTGAACCGGTGGATATGTCGGGCTTTATCGCGGACATCATGGATCATGTGAATATGGACGAATCGATTGAACCGATTATCGACGACGCTGGTAATATCAAGCGATTTTTAAGACAAGTTGAACAACTGGAAGAATAA
- a CDS encoding VanZ family protein, with protein MTKTKIKDYTMALLWMATIFYLSSQSAQDSGELSSGVMRWVAALFEKLSFGSSIGFDQLHVFIRKTAHFSAYALLGILTSNALEHDIKKTRVRVAAVLLVCLAYAVSDEVHQSFVPGRGPSAYDVIIDFVGSSTGIMIRTYWSRFVKLKGAYSNEKA; from the coding sequence ATGACAAAAACTAAAATCAAAGATTATACAATGGCGCTGCTGTGGATGGCGACTATTTTTTATTTGTCTTCACAATCCGCACAGGATTCGGGTGAACTTAGCAGTGGTGTCATGAGATGGGTTGCCGCGCTGTTTGAGAAACTTTCTTTCGGCTCTTCTATCGGGTTTGATCAGCTACATGTGTTTATCCGAAAGACAGCTCATTTTAGCGCCTATGCGCTGCTTGGAATCCTGACGTCAAATGCGCTTGAACACGATATAAAAAAAACTAGAGTGCGGGTTGCTGCAGTACTTTTAGTGTGCTTGGCCTATGCGGTCAGCGATGAGGTCCATCAAAGCTTTGTACCAGGCAGAGGACCATCAGCCTATGATGTGATAATCGACTTTGTCGGCTCGTCAACAGGCATCATGATAAGAACCTATTGGTCACGATTTGTTAAATTAAAAGGAGCCTATTCAAATGAAAAAGCATAA
- a CDS encoding LacI family DNA-binding transcriptional regulator, with product MRYAIKDIAKLAGVSKATVSRVLNDSKPVSQEVRDRVMKVIEETNYRPSSLARSLSIKETRIIGVIIPDISNPVFSKMLNGIESRAIEDNYTVFLCNTRYDFDMELRYIDLMREKEVDGIIMAAFHYSEEMTERLKQFGKPIVMVSFDSEHWNYPKVVIDNHAAAYEMTSYLIKTGRKKIAMIHGPFNDFNTGLARYKGYASALQEQHLTQSDSLHYQGNYKYETGFSGAKYLIENNKDLDAIFCANDEMAFGAIKALTQDGYRVPEDVAVTGFDDIDFAKLFSPSLTTVRQDFELRGASAVALVLDQIAGKPTAEKIVHDYELIIREST from the coding sequence ATGAGGTATGCGATTAAAGATATTGCAAAGCTGGCTGGAGTTTCCAAGGCTACTGTTTCGAGAGTCTTGAATGATTCAAAGCCGGTGAGTCAAGAAGTGAGAGATCGGGTTATGAAGGTGATCGAAGAAACCAATTACCGGCCAAGTTCTCTAGCAAGAAGCTTATCGATTAAAGAAACAAGGATTATCGGCGTGATCATTCCTGATATCTCCAATCCAGTTTTTTCGAAAATGCTAAATGGAATCGAATCTCGGGCGATTGAAGACAATTATACGGTATTCCTTTGCAATACACGCTATGATTTTGATATGGAACTCAGGTATATCGATTTGATGCGTGAAAAGGAAGTGGACGGCATCATCATGGCGGCATTCCACTATTCAGAAGAGATGACTGAGAGACTTAAGCAGTTCGGAAAACCGATTGTGATGGTCAGTTTTGATTCGGAGCACTGGAATTATCCCAAAGTGGTGATCGACAACCATGCCGCTGCCTATGAGATGACCAGCTATCTGATTAAGACAGGCCGAAAGAAAATTGCGATGATCCACGGACCCTTCAATGATTTCAATACGGGACTGGCCCGCTACAAGGGGTATGCGTCTGCCTTACAAGAACAGCATCTGACTCAGTCGGACTCACTGCACTATCAGGGTAATTACAAATATGAAACAGGATTTAGCGGAGCCAAGTACCTGATAGAAAACAACAAGGACTTAGACGCCATCTTCTGTGCAAATGACGAAATGGCCTTCGGAGCCATAAAAGCACTAACACAGGATGGATACCGTGTACCTGAAGATGTTGCAGTAACAGGCTTCGACGATATCGATTTTGCAAAGCTGTTCAGTCCTTCCTTAACGACCGTGAGACAGGATTTTGAACTCAGAGGCGCTAGCGCTGTTGCTCTGGTTCTGGATCAGATCGCTGGAAAACCAACCGCTGAAAAGATTGTACATGACTATGAGCTGATCATAAGAGAATCCACATAA
- a CDS encoding ATP-binding protein — protein MKPIIDRFKKSLNLKLTAVTIVCVLLGLTTLIYFTQNNVRKLTEQSLTTMENEVNELVKEYYDNYIAEIGNNIEADMSAIMKENQILAQIAQTTFDYQEEFLVLADSLDNLSFFKDKMEYNGAWYQNSSDEPTTVFVPGLQVDEEGNMLDGVEQLVRQTMILDMVMPAFAEHGVNKLQVYYQGADTEGMFRLAPWSNIGENIFDLYPELNELPIWETFNPGLTEDYYEFAAKVKSEKGSFSELSKASSPVQDGLTGEIVLTFGTPLWSDEYKRFEGSFGYDVPITDIITRIEKIKLSDTGFAFLSQSNGNVFAINDVGARSLGIKGIEEGTQDAELGFNRLQRFITDSTFESVKTIPLNGDKTVFTEIEIDDKKYVVITRPLRAYQTWSTDLGFFDEYWTLGFAVPYDEVFKVYENVGTQINEDLRQSLVDEFVISALIIAIVIVLIVIMNSRLTKRLNILAASTESILDPDSSAKLEVTTTDEIGVLAASFNSMKDNVLEAHAEIKRLHEQERSTLEEKVIIKTKELEKVLYELNEREKLASLGSLVSGVSHEINTPLGTAITANSYLEDVNNKFHKKLSENKASRKDFDAYVENIDQSTKIIGHNLDRAAKLVKSFKEIAVHQSIEDRSEFGVCEYLNMIMVSLQHETKREKHQINIRCDQDDQVLSYPGAISQIVTNLVMNTLTHAYAPGTSGEINLSFEKQGNTGILKFSDDGKGIDAEHLSRIFEPFFTTNRKQGGSGLGLNIVYNIVTGLLKGKVTCDSVVGKGTLFTIEFPIND, from the coding sequence ATGAAACCAATTATCGATCGATTCAAAAAAAGTTTGAATTTAAAGTTGACGGCAGTCACCATTGTTTGTGTGCTTCTTGGACTGACCACACTGATCTATTTTACACAAAACAATGTAAGAAAGTTGACTGAACAGTCCCTGACTACGATGGAGAATGAGGTCAATGAGCTTGTTAAGGAATATTATGACAACTATATCGCAGAAATAGGCAACAACATCGAAGCGGATATGTCCGCCATCATGAAGGAGAACCAGATTCTTGCACAAATCGCTCAAACTACCTTTGACTATCAAGAGGAGTTTCTTGTACTGGCCGACTCGCTAGACAATCTCAGCTTCTTTAAAGACAAGATGGAGTATAACGGTGCATGGTACCAGAACTCGTCAGATGAGCCTACTACCGTTTTCGTGCCTGGTCTTCAGGTAGACGAGGAGGGCAATATGCTCGACGGGGTCGAACAGCTTGTCAGGCAGACGATGATTCTTGATATGGTGATGCCGGCTTTCGCAGAACATGGCGTGAACAAGCTGCAGGTCTATTACCAAGGTGCCGACACAGAAGGCATGTTCAGACTTGCGCCGTGGTCGAATATCGGAGAGAATATTTTTGACCTTTACCCTGAACTGAACGAGTTGCCTATCTGGGAGACTTTCAATCCTGGTCTTACTGAGGATTATTATGAGTTTGCGGCAAAGGTAAAAAGCGAAAAAGGATCGTTTTCGGAGCTTTCAAAAGCGTCATCACCAGTTCAGGACGGACTGACAGGTGAGATCGTATTGACTTTCGGAACTCCCCTTTGGAGCGATGAATACAAACGATTTGAAGGGTCCTTCGGTTATGATGTGCCGATCACAGATATTATCACCCGTATAGAGAAGATCAAGCTAAGTGACACGGGTTTCGCATTTTTAAGCCAGTCCAACGGCAATGTGTTCGCTATCAATGATGTGGGTGCACGAAGCTTGGGCATTAAAGGGATCGAGGAAGGCACGCAGGACGCGGAACTTGGATTCAACAGGCTTCAACGGTTTATCACTGACAGTACCTTTGAAAGTGTGAAGACCATTCCACTTAACGGTGACAAAACAGTATTCACAGAGATCGAGATCGATGATAAGAAATACGTGGTCATCACAAGACCGCTAAGGGCTTATCAGACGTGGAGCACCGACCTCGGATTCTTCGACGAGTACTGGACACTCGGATTCGCAGTACCTTATGATGAGGTTTTCAAGGTGTACGAAAATGTAGGGACTCAAATCAACGAGGACCTGAGACAATCGCTTGTGGACGAGTTTGTCATCTCGGCGCTGATCATCGCCATTGTGATTGTTTTAATCGTAATCATGAACTCAAGACTCACAAAGCGGCTCAATATTTTGGCGGCTTCAACAGAATCCATACTGGACCCTGACAGCAGCGCCAAACTCGAAGTGACCACCACCGATGAAATCGGAGTCCTTGCGGCTTCGTTCAACTCGATGAAGGACAATGTGCTGGAGGCTCACGCAGAAATAAAGCGCCTTCATGAACAGGAACGCAGCACGCTCGAAGAAAAAGTAATAATCAAGACAAAAGAACTCGAAAAAGTACTGTACGAGCTGAATGAGCGAGAGAAACTGGCCTCCTTGGGTAGTTTGGTTTCTGGAGTATCCCATGAGATCAACACACCGCTTGGAACAGCGATCACCGCAAACTCTTATCTAGAGGATGTCAACAACAAGTTCCATAAAAAACTTTCTGAGAATAAGGCTTCGAGAAAAGATTTTGACGCCTATGTGGAGAATATCGATCAAAGCACGAAGATCATAGGCCATAATCTAGACCGGGCGGCAAAGCTTGTCAAGAGCTTCAAGGAAATTGCCGTTCATCAGAGCATTGAAGACAGATCTGAGTTTGGCGTCTGTGAATATCTGAACATGATCATGGTGAGTCTGCAGCATGAGACGAAAAGGGAAAAACACCAGATCAATATCCGCTGCGACCAAGATGACCAGGTGCTTTCGTACCCTGGAGCAATCTCACAGATCGTCACCAACCTTGTGATGAACACCCTGACGCATGCGTATGCGCCTGGGACATCGGGTGAGATCAACCTGTCCTTTGAAAAACAAGGAAACACAGGAATACTAAAGTTTTCGGATGACGGAAAGGGAATCGATGCTGAGCATCTGTCCCGTATCTTTGAGCCTTTCTTTACGACCAATAGAAAGCAAGGCGGAAGCGGACTTGGATTAAACATTGTCTACAACATAGTGACCGGCCTGCTTAAAGGGAAGGTCACTTGTGACAGCGTGGTAGGAAAAGGTACGCTCTTCACCATCGAGTTTCCCATCAACGACTAA
- a CDS encoding SWIM zinc finger family protein encodes MPYDFQPEYVSVAKRKAIALAQIERLRETLPDISPVVVKGEAITYTWWGKAWTKNLKSYGQYRNRLQRGSFYVRHGFVIDLQIESGFVYALVQGTESEPYRVAISIKALSESKWRYIFENCQHQIESVDELLKGNFPKSLVSMFVLKESGLFPSPEEIQFSCTCPDKADMCKHIAAALYGIGVRFDEDALLFFKLRNIEFESLIKKSIEDQMQVMLSNAKKKTSRIIENVDVYKMFDLD; translated from the coding sequence ATGCCATATGATTTTCAACCTGAATACGTTTCAGTCGCTAAAAGAAAAGCAATCGCCCTTGCTCAAATCGAGAGACTCAGAGAGACCTTGCCTGATATCTCTCCTGTTGTCGTCAAGGGTGAAGCGATCACCTATACTTGGTGGGGCAAAGCTTGGACCAAGAACCTAAAGAGTTACGGACAGTATAGGAACAGACTTCAACGGGGAAGTTTTTATGTCAGACACGGTTTTGTCATAGACCTTCAGATCGAATCGGGATTCGTATACGCGCTTGTTCAAGGAACAGAAAGCGAGCCTTACCGTGTTGCGATCAGCATCAAGGCGCTTTCAGAAAGCAAGTGGCGTTATATCTTCGAAAACTGCCAGCATCAGATTGAGAGCGTGGATGAGCTGTTAAAAGGGAATTTTCCTAAAAGCCTCGTATCTATGTTTGTTTTAAAAGAATCCGGACTTTTTCCCAGCCCTGAGGAGATACAGTTCAGCTGCACCTGCCCGGATAAGGCTGACATGTGCAAGCATATCGCAGCAGCCCTTTATGGAATCGGGGTAAGGTTCGACGAGGATGCGCTACTGTTCTTCAAGCTTAGGAACATAGAGTTCGAAAGTCTGATTAAAAAATCGATCGAAGACCAGATGCAGGTGATGTTAAGCAATGCCAAGAAAAAGACAAGCAGAATCATCGAGAATGTAGATGTCTACAAAATGTTCGATCTTGACTGA